One Mycolicibacterium parafortuitum DNA segment encodes these proteins:
- the nuoF gene encoding NADH-quinone oxidoreductase subunit NuoF: MTALAPVLSRFWDNPQPWTLDTYVRHGGYQALERALAMSPDDVIATVKDSGLRGRGGAGFPTGTKWSFIPQGDEGAAAKPHYLVINADESEPGTCKDIPLMLTTPHFLVEGAIIAAYAIRAHHAFIYVRGEVVPVLRRLQAAVAEAYAAGHLGTDIHGTGFDLELIVHAGAGAYICGEETALLDSLEGRRGQPRLRPPFPAVAGLYACPTVVNNVESIASVPPVLLHGVDWFRSMGSEKSPGFTLYSLSGHVTTPGQYEAPLGITLRELLDYAGGVRAGHELKFWTPGGSSTPLLTAEHLDVPLDYEGMAGVGSMLGTKALQIFDETTCVVRAVRRWTQFYAHESCGKCTPCREGTYWLAQIYARLETGAGTEADLDKLLDISDNIFGKSFCALGDGAASPIVSSLKYFRDEYEAHLAGPCPFDPYASMLAAPEGVGA; this comes from the coding sequence ATGACCGCACTGGCCCCCGTGCTCAGCCGGTTCTGGGACAACCCGCAGCCATGGACGCTGGACACCTACGTCCGGCACGGCGGTTACCAGGCGCTGGAGCGGGCTTTGGCGATGAGCCCGGACGACGTGATCGCCACCGTCAAGGACTCCGGGCTGCGCGGTCGCGGCGGCGCCGGCTTCCCGACGGGCACCAAGTGGTCGTTCATCCCGCAGGGCGACGAGGGCGCGGCGGCCAAACCGCACTACCTGGTCATCAACGCCGACGAGTCCGAACCCGGGACGTGCAAAGACATTCCGCTGATGCTGACCACGCCGCACTTCCTGGTCGAAGGCGCGATCATCGCGGCGTACGCGATCCGGGCCCACCACGCGTTCATCTACGTCCGCGGCGAGGTGGTGCCGGTGCTGAGGAGGCTGCAGGCCGCGGTTGCCGAGGCCTATGCGGCCGGGCATCTCGGCACGGACATCCACGGCACCGGATTCGATCTGGAGCTCATCGTGCACGCCGGTGCGGGCGCCTACATCTGCGGCGAGGAGACCGCGCTGCTGGATTCGCTGGAGGGCAGGCGGGGCCAGCCCCGGCTGCGGCCGCCGTTTCCCGCGGTCGCCGGCCTGTATGCCTGCCCGACGGTGGTCAACAACGTCGAGTCGATCGCCAGCGTGCCGCCGGTCCTGCTCCACGGTGTGGACTGGTTCCGCTCGATGGGTTCGGAGAAATCGCCGGGCTTCACGCTGTACTCGCTGTCGGGTCACGTCACCACCCCCGGGCAGTACGAGGCGCCGCTGGGCATCACGCTGCGCGAACTCCTCGACTACGCCGGCGGGGTGCGCGCCGGGCACGAACTGAAGTTCTGGACCCCCGGCGGCTCGTCGACCCCACTGCTGACCGCCGAACATCTCGACGTGCCACTGGATTACGAGGGCATGGCCGGGGTCGGGTCGATGCTGGGCACCAAGGCGCTGCAGATCTTCGACGAGACCACGTGCGTGGTGCGCGCGGTGCGGCGTTGGACGCAGTTCTACGCCCACGAATCCTGCGGTAAGTGCACGCCGTGCCGGGAGGGCACGTACTGGCTGGCGCAGATCTATGCGCGGCTGGAGACCGGCGCGGGTACCGAAGCTGACCTCGACAAGCTGCTCGACATCTCCGACAACATCTTCGGAAAGTCGTTCTGTGCGCTCGGCGACGGCGCGGCCAGCCCGATCGTGTCCTCGCTCAAGTACTTCCGCGACGAGTACGAGGCCCACCTGGCCGGTCCGTGCCCGTTCGACCCGTACGCCTCGATGCTGGCCGCACCGGAAGGAGTGGGGGCATGA
- a CDS encoding NADH-quinone oxidoreductase subunit G yields MTLAERGQDAPPVEMVTLTIDDHQITVPKGTLVIRAAELMGVQIPRFCDHPLLDPVGACRQCLVEVEGQRKPLASCTTTVAADMVVRTQHTSASADKAQHGVMELLLINHPLDCPICDKGGECPLQNQAMSHGRTETRFEDVKRTFPKPIHISSQVLLDRERCVLCARCTRFSDQIAGDRFIDLLERGARQQVGIAPGEPFQSYFSGNTVQICPVGALTGTAYRFRARPFDLVSSPSVCEHCASGCAQRTDHRRGKVMRRLAGDDPEVNEEWNCDKGRWAFTYATVGDRITTPLVRDGDALRPASWSEALTVAAAGLAGAVGRAGVLVGGRSTVEEAYAYAKFARIVLSTNDVDFRSRPHSREEADFLAAHVAGRPMHVTYSDLENAPAVLLAGLEPEEESPIVFLRLRKAVRKRGLQVRAVAPLASRGLDKLSGRLINTAPGGEAAALDDLAGDDLLTMPGALILVGERLATSPGALSAAGRLAEVTGARLAWIPRRAGDRGAVEAGALPNLLPGGRPVGDDAARTQTARDWHVDELPDIAGRDTDGILDAARSGALGALLIGGVDPADLPDPDAAVAAIEAAPFVVSLEIRHSAVTERADVVFPVAPVVEKGGSYLNWEGRGRPFEPSLRTNAVTDLRVLTMLADEIGVDLGLPSVPAAADERGRLGLWSGGRTAAPGIDADPPALEAGQAVLAGWRMLLDAGRLQDGEPYLAGTAKTPTLRLSAATAAEIGARDGDPVTVRSARGALTLPLTVTAMADRVAWLPLNSPGCHVHQSLGVTAGALVSIEPEQGVPA; encoded by the coding sequence ATGACGCTTGCCGAACGCGGACAGGACGCGCCGCCGGTCGAGATGGTGACGCTGACCATCGACGACCACCAGATCACAGTGCCGAAGGGCACTCTGGTGATCCGGGCGGCCGAATTGATGGGTGTGCAGATCCCCCGCTTCTGCGATCACCCGCTGCTCGACCCGGTCGGCGCCTGCAGGCAGTGCCTGGTCGAGGTCGAGGGTCAGCGCAAACCGCTGGCGTCGTGCACCACCACGGTGGCCGCCGACATGGTGGTGCGGACCCAGCACACGTCCGCGTCGGCCGACAAGGCCCAGCACGGGGTGATGGAACTGCTGCTGATCAACCACCCGCTGGACTGCCCGATCTGCGACAAGGGCGGCGAATGCCCGCTGCAGAACCAGGCGATGTCCCACGGCCGCACCGAAACCCGGTTCGAGGACGTCAAGCGCACGTTCCCGAAGCCGATCCACATCTCGTCTCAGGTGCTGCTGGACCGCGAGCGGTGTGTGCTGTGCGCGCGCTGCACCCGGTTCTCCGACCAGATCGCCGGTGACCGGTTCATCGACCTGCTGGAACGCGGTGCGCGCCAGCAGGTCGGCATCGCCCCGGGAGAGCCGTTCCAGTCGTACTTCTCGGGCAACACCGTGCAGATCTGCCCGGTCGGGGCGTTGACCGGGACGGCCTACCGGTTCCGGGCCCGGCCCTTCGACCTGGTGTCCAGTCCCAGCGTGTGTGAGCACTGCGCGTCGGGATGCGCCCAGCGCACCGACCACCGGCGCGGAAAGGTGATGCGCCGCCTGGCCGGTGACGACCCCGAGGTCAACGAGGAGTGGAACTGCGACAAGGGGCGCTGGGCGTTCACCTATGCGACGGTCGGCGACCGGATCACCACCCCGCTGGTCCGTGACGGCGACGCGTTGCGGCCGGCGTCGTGGTCGGAGGCACTCACCGTCGCGGCAGCCGGCCTGGCAGGCGCGGTCGGACGGGCCGGTGTGCTGGTCGGGGGCCGGTCGACCGTCGAGGAGGCCTACGCATACGCGAAGTTCGCCCGGATCGTGCTGTCCACCAACGACGTCGACTTCCGGTCCCGGCCGCACAGCCGCGAAGAGGCCGACTTCCTCGCCGCGCACGTCGCGGGGCGGCCGATGCACGTGACGTACTCCGATCTGGAGAACGCGCCCGCCGTGTTGCTGGCGGGGCTGGAACCCGAAGAGGAATCACCGATCGTCTTCCTTCGCCTGCGCAAGGCGGTCCGCAAGCGGGGCCTGCAGGTGCGCGCGGTCGCGCCGCTGGCGTCCCGCGGGCTCGACAAACTGTCCGGCCGGCTGATCAACACCGCGCCGGGTGGCGAGGCAGCCGCGCTGGACGACCTCGCCGGCGACGACCTGTTGACCATGCCGGGGGCGTTGATCCTCGTCGGCGAGCGGCTCGCGACGTCGCCGGGGGCGTTGTCGGCCGCGGGCCGGCTCGCCGAGGTTACGGGTGCGCGGCTGGCGTGGATCCCGCGCCGGGCCGGGGACCGCGGCGCGGTGGAGGCCGGTGCCCTGCCGAATCTGTTGCCGGGCGGGCGGCCGGTCGGCGACGACGCGGCCCGGACCCAGACCGCGCGCGACTGGCACGTCGACGAACTGCCCGATATCGCGGGGCGCGACACCGACGGCATCCTCGACGCGGCGCGTAGCGGCGCCCTCGGCGCGCTGCTGATCGGCGGCGTCGACCCCGCCGACCTGCCGGACCCCGACGCAGCCGTGGCCGCGATCGAGGCGGCACCGTTCGTCGTCAGCCTGGAGATCCGGCACAGCGCCGTGACCGAGCGGGCCGATGTGGTGTTCCCGGTCGCGCCGGTGGTGGAAAAGGGTGGCTCATACCTGAACTGGGAGGGCCGCGGCCGGCCCTTCGAGCCGTCGCTGCGCACCAACGCCGTCACCGATCTGCGCGTGTTGACGATGCTGGCCGACGAGATCGGCGTCGATCTGGGGTTGCCGTCGGTCCCGGCGGCCGCCGACGAGCGCGGCCGGCTCGGATTGTGGTCCGGCGGCCGCACCGCGGCTCCGGGGATCGACGCCGACCCGCCCGCCCTGGAAGCGGGACAGGCGGTGCTGGCCGGCTGGCGCATGCTCCTGGACGCGGGCCGCCTCCAGGACGGCGAACCGTATCTCGCCGGGACGGCCAAGACGCCGACCCTGCGGCTCTCCGCGGCCACCGCGGCCGAGATCGGCGCCCGCGACGGGGACCCGGTCACCGTGCGCAGTGCGCGGGGCGCGCTGACGCTGCCGCTGACCGTCACCGCGATGGCCGACCGGGTGGCGTGGTTGCCGCTGAACTCCCCCGGGTGCCACGTCCATCAGAGCCTCGGTGTGACCGCCGGGGCCCTGGTGTCGATCGAACCCGAGCAGGGGGTGCCGGCATGA
- the nuoH gene encoding NADH-quinone oxidoreductase subunit NuoH — protein MTYPDPTLFGHDPLWLIIAKAVGVFGFLVLTVLTAILLERKILGRMQLRFGPNRVGPRGLLQSLADGIKLALKEGLVPAGVDKWIYLAAPVISVIPAFMAFAVIPLGGEVSVFGHRTALQLTDLPVAVLYILAVTSIGVYGIVLAGWASGSVYPLLGGLRSSAQVISYEIAMALSFVAVFIYAGTMSTSAIVAAQNDVWYIFLLLPSFLVYVTSMVGETNRAPFDLPEAEGELVGGFHTEYSSLKFAMFMLAEYVNMTTVSALATTLFLGGWHAPWPISLWEGANSGWWPLLWFTAKVWMFLFVFMWLRATLPRMRYDQFMALGWKILIPVSLGWIAIVAVTHSLQERGLQAWATATLGLLIAAVVLAALLMWRRLRSRNTRRTTPPPPTPPAGDGAFPVPPLPVKEHADV, from the coding sequence ATGACCTATCCCGACCCGACCCTGTTCGGTCACGATCCGCTGTGGCTGATCATCGCGAAGGCCGTCGGGGTCTTCGGGTTCCTCGTGCTGACGGTGCTCACCGCGATCCTGCTCGAACGAAAGATCCTGGGCCGCATGCAGTTGCGGTTCGGTCCCAACCGCGTCGGGCCGCGCGGCCTGCTGCAGTCGCTGGCCGACGGCATCAAGCTCGCACTCAAGGAGGGACTGGTGCCGGCCGGGGTGGACAAGTGGATCTACCTGGCCGCACCGGTGATCTCGGTGATCCCGGCGTTCATGGCGTTCGCGGTGATTCCACTCGGCGGCGAGGTCTCGGTGTTCGGGCACCGCACCGCGCTGCAGTTGACCGACCTTCCGGTCGCGGTGCTCTACATCCTGGCGGTCACCTCGATCGGAGTGTACGGCATCGTGCTGGCCGGTTGGGCGTCGGGGTCGGTGTACCCGCTGCTCGGTGGTCTGCGATCGTCGGCGCAGGTGATCTCGTACGAGATCGCGATGGCCTTGTCGTTCGTGGCGGTGTTCATCTACGCGGGCACGATGTCCACCTCCGCCATCGTCGCCGCGCAGAACGACGTCTGGTACATCTTCCTGCTGCTGCCGTCGTTCCTGGTGTACGTGACCTCGATGGTCGGCGAAACCAACCGGGCGCCTTTCGATCTGCCCGAGGCCGAAGGCGAACTGGTCGGTGGTTTCCACACCGAGTACTCGTCGCTGAAGTTCGCGATGTTCATGCTCGCCGAGTACGTGAACATGACGACCGTATCGGCGCTGGCGACGACGCTGTTCCTCGGCGGCTGGCACGCCCCGTGGCCGATCTCGCTGTGGGAGGGCGCCAACAGCGGGTGGTGGCCGCTTCTGTGGTTCACCGCCAAGGTGTGGATGTTCCTGTTCGTCTTCATGTGGCTGCGCGCCACCCTGCCGCGGATGCGCTACGACCAGTTCATGGCGCTGGGCTGGAAGATCCTGATCCCGGTGTCGCTGGGCTGGATCGCGATCGTCGCGGTGACGCACTCGCTGCAGGAGCGGGGCCTGCAGGCGTGGGCGACCGCGACGCTCGGGTTGTTGATCGCGGCGGTCGTGCTGGCCGCACTGCTGATGTGGCGACGGTTGCGCAGCAGGAACACTCGCCGGACAACGCCGCCACCACCCACACCGCCCGCGGGCGACGGAGCGTTCCCGGTGCCGCCACTACCGGTGAAGGAGCATGCCGATGTCTAG
- the nuoI gene encoding NADH-quinone oxidoreductase subunit NuoI, which yields MSRFLDAIAGFGVTFGSMFKKPVTEQYPEKPGPVAKRYHGRHQLNRYADGLEKCIGCELCAWACPADAIYVEGADNTEAERYSPGERYGRVYQINYLRCIGCGLCIEACPTRALTMTNDYEMADDNRADLIYDKDKLLAPLQPGMQPPPHAMAPGSTDEDYYLGNVLGGIK from the coding sequence ATGTCTAGGTTCCTGGACGCCATCGCGGGATTCGGCGTCACGTTCGGGTCGATGTTCAAAAAGCCGGTGACCGAGCAGTATCCGGAGAAGCCCGGCCCGGTCGCCAAGCGCTATCACGGCCGCCACCAGCTCAACCGGTACGCCGACGGGCTGGAGAAGTGCATCGGGTGCGAACTGTGCGCCTGGGCGTGCCCGGCCGACGCGATCTACGTCGAGGGCGCCGACAACACCGAAGCCGAGCGCTACTCGCCGGGTGAGCGGTACGGACGGGTGTATCAGATCAACTATCTGCGCTGCATCGGCTGCGGTCTGTGCATCGAGGCGTGCCCGACGCGGGCACTGACCATGACCAACGACTACGAGATGGCCGACGACAACCGCGCCGATCTGATCTACGACAAGGACAAACTGCTGGCCCCGCTGCAGCCCGGGATGCAACCACCCCCGCACGCGATGGCGCCCGGCAGCACCGACGAAGACTACTACCTCGGGAATGTGCTGGGCGGCATCAAATGA
- a CDS encoding NADH-quinone oxidoreductase subunit J, with the protein MTETILFWVMAVIAVAGALGVVAAPKAVYSAMALATTMISLAVLYIAQGAPFLGVVQIVVYTGAVMMLFLFVLMLIGVDSSESLVETLRGQRVAAIAVGIGFGVLLIAGIGTVSVHGFTGIEQANAGGNVEGLAALIFTRYLWAFELTGALLITAALGAMVLAHRERFQRRKTQRELAVERFAPGMHATTLPNPGVYARHNAVDVPARLPDGSASELSVSAILQVRTMPEGADGGEHEPR; encoded by the coding sequence ATGACGGAGACCATCCTGTTCTGGGTCATGGCGGTGATCGCGGTCGCCGGCGCGCTCGGGGTGGTCGCCGCACCGAAGGCCGTCTACTCGGCGATGGCGTTGGCGACCACGATGATCTCGCTGGCCGTGCTCTACATCGCCCAGGGTGCCCCGTTCCTGGGGGTGGTGCAGATCGTGGTCTACACCGGCGCGGTGATGATGCTGTTCCTGTTCGTGCTGATGCTGATCGGCGTCGACTCGTCGGAGTCCCTGGTGGAAACCCTTCGCGGGCAACGGGTCGCGGCGATCGCCGTCGGTATCGGGTTCGGCGTCCTGCTGATCGCCGGAATCGGCACGGTGTCGGTGCACGGTTTCACCGGGATCGAGCAGGCCAACGCCGGCGGCAACGTCGAGGGACTGGCCGCGCTGATCTTCACCCGGTATCTGTGGGCGTTCGAGCTGACCGGCGCGCTGCTGATCACCGCGGCGCTCGGGGCGATGGTGCTCGCGCACCGAGAGCGTTTCCAGCGCCGCAAGACCCAGCGCGAACTCGCCGTGGAACGGTTCGCCCCCGGGATGCACGCGACGACTCTGCCCAACCCCGGCGTGTATGCCCGGCACAACGCCGTCGACGTGCCGGCCCGGCTGCCCGACGGGTCGGCCTCGGAGCTGTCGGTCAGCGCGATCCTGCAGGTCCGCACCATGCCGGAAGGTGCTGACGGGGGTGAGCATGAACCCCGATAA
- the nuoK gene encoding NADH-quinone oxidoreductase subunit NuoK translates to MNPDNYLYLSALLFTIGAAGVLLRRNAIVMFMCVELMLNAANLAFVAFSRIQGNLDGQMVAFFTMVVAACEVVIGLAIIMTVFRTRRSASVDAASLLKH, encoded by the coding sequence ATGAACCCCGATAACTACCTCTACCTGTCGGCGCTGCTGTTCACCATCGGAGCCGCCGGAGTTCTGCTGCGGCGCAACGCGATCGTGATGTTCATGTGTGTCGAGCTGATGCTCAACGCGGCGAACCTGGCGTTCGTCGCGTTCTCCCGCATCCAGGGCAACCTGGACGGCCAGATGGTCGCGTTCTTCACGATGGTCGTCGCCGCCTGCGAAGTGGTGATCGGCCTGGCCATCATCATGACGGTGTTCCGGACCCGGCGCTCGGCGAGCGTCGACGCGGCAAGCCTGCTGAAACACTAG
- the nuoL gene encoding NADH-quinone oxidoreductase subunit L: MTLPVWLLIALPLAGAAVLLLAGRRTDRWGHLVGTLAALASFACAAVLFVDMTGRDAEHRAIGETLFSWVPVGELRVDFGLQLDQLSMCFVLLITGVGSLIHIYSIGYMAHDPDRRRFFGYLNLFLAAMLLLVLADNYLGLYMGWEGVGLASYLLIGFWSYKPSAATAAKKAFVVNRVGDIGLAVALMVMFAAVGAVGFGDMFSAAPQLGEGTLTAIGLALLLAACGKSAQVPLQSWLGDAMEGPTPVSALIHAATMVTAGVYLIVRSGPVFDLAPHAQTAVVVVGAVTLLFGAVIGCAKDDIKKALAASTMSQIGYMVLAAGLGPAGYAFAIMHLLTHGFFKAGLFLGAGSVMHAMDDEVNMRRYGGLRRALPVTFVTFGLGYLAIIGIPPLAGFFSKDGIIEAALGAGGLKGVVLGGATILGAGITAFYMTRVMLMTFFGEKRWASGASEATGENSGAHPHEAPAVMTWPMILLAIGSVTAGGALAIGGTLEHWLEPVVGAHEIHHVLPVWVVTVIVLSVVAVGIAVAYRMYGSRAVPEDVPDGSALTVAARRDLYGDAFNERVLMRPGLAFTRGLVEIDDDAVDGAAGGLAAAVSRLSEGLRRMQTGFARSYALSMLAGAAAVVAMILAVNLW, encoded by the coding sequence ATGACACTACCGGTGTGGCTCTTGATCGCGCTCCCACTGGCGGGCGCGGCGGTCCTGCTGCTGGCGGGCCGGCGCACCGACCGGTGGGGTCACCTGGTCGGGACGTTGGCGGCGCTGGCCTCCTTCGCCTGCGCGGCGGTGCTGTTCGTGGACATGACCGGCCGCGACGCCGAGCACCGGGCCATCGGCGAGACGCTGTTCAGCTGGGTTCCGGTCGGCGAACTGCGCGTCGACTTCGGCCTGCAACTCGACCAGCTGTCCATGTGTTTCGTGTTGCTGATCACCGGTGTCGGATCGCTGATCCACATCTACTCGATCGGGTACATGGCGCACGATCCCGATCGGCGGCGGTTCTTCGGTTACCTCAACCTGTTCCTGGCGGCGATGCTGCTGCTGGTGCTCGCCGACAACTACCTCGGCCTTTACATGGGTTGGGAGGGCGTGGGTCTGGCGTCGTATCTGCTGATCGGTTTCTGGTCGTACAAGCCGTCGGCGGCGACGGCGGCCAAGAAGGCGTTCGTGGTCAACCGGGTCGGCGACATCGGGTTGGCGGTCGCGCTGATGGTGATGTTCGCCGCAGTCGGGGCGGTCGGATTCGGCGACATGTTCAGCGCCGCACCACAGCTCGGCGAGGGCACGCTGACCGCCATCGGGCTCGCACTGCTGCTGGCCGCGTGCGGGAAGTCCGCGCAGGTGCCACTGCAGTCCTGGCTCGGTGACGCGATGGAGGGCCCGACCCCGGTGTCGGCACTCATCCACGCCGCGACGATGGTCACCGCCGGGGTCTACCTGATCGTGCGGTCGGGCCCGGTGTTCGATCTGGCCCCGCACGCGCAGACCGCCGTCGTGGTGGTCGGCGCCGTCACGCTGCTGTTCGGCGCCGTGATCGGATGCGCGAAAGACGACATCAAGAAGGCATTGGCCGCATCGACGATGAGCCAGATCGGCTACATGGTGCTCGCCGCCGGTCTCGGACCGGCCGGATACGCGTTCGCGATCATGCACCTGCTCACCCACGGCTTCTTCAAGGCGGGGCTGTTCCTCGGGGCCGGGTCTGTGATGCACGCGATGGACGACGAGGTGAACATGCGCCGCTACGGCGGCCTGCGTCGCGCGCTGCCCGTCACGTTCGTCACGTTCGGCCTCGGTTACCTGGCGATCATCGGCATTCCGCCGCTGGCCGGGTTCTTCTCCAAGGACGGCATCATCGAGGCCGCGCTGGGCGCCGGCGGGCTCAAAGGTGTGGTGCTCGGCGGCGCAACGATTCTCGGCGCCGGGATCACCGCGTTCTACATGACGCGGGTGATGCTGATGACGTTCTTCGGCGAGAAGCGCTGGGCTTCCGGGGCGAGCGAAGCGACGGGGGAAAATTCAGGCGCGCATCCCCATGAGGCGCCCGCGGTGATGACGTGGCCGATGATCCTGCTCGCGATCGGCTCGGTCACCGCAGGCGGCGCGCTGGCCATCGGCGGCACGCTGGAGCACTGGCTCGAACCGGTGGTCGGCGCCCACGAGATCCACCACGTGCTGCCGGTGTGGGTGGTGACCGTCATCGTGTTGTCCGTCGTCGCGGTCGGTATCGCCGTCGCGTACCGCATGTACGGCAGTCGCGCGGTGCCCGAGGACGTGCCGGACGGATCGGCGCTGACCGTCGCCGCGCGGCGGGACCTCTACGGTGACGCGTTCAACGAAAGGGTGCTGATGCGGCCGGGTCTGGCATTCACCCGAGGTCTGGTCGAGATCGACGACGACGCGGTCGACGGAGCGGCCGGTGGGCTCGCGGCCGCGGTGTCGCGTCTTTCGGAAGGGTTGCGGCGGATGCAGACCGGGTTCGCCCGCTCGTACGCACTGTCCATGCTGGCGGGCGCGGCGGCCGTCGTCGCGATGATCCTGGCGGTGAACCTGTGGTGA
- a CDS encoding NADH-quinone oxidoreductase subunit M, protein MVTSIPVLTVLWAIPMLGAVLVLVLPAAARHLAKWVALAVSLAVLVVAAVIAVNFDPGGEQFQFVENYRWIPSFGTGYILGVDGIALALVVLTAVLLPLLIVAGWNDARDRVSWGGRSTHIYFALTLAVEGMVLISLVSLDILLFYVFFEAMLIPMYFLIGGFGGEHRSRAAVKFLLYNLFGGLIMLAAVVGLYVATATSDAFTAGTFDFRAIVAAVTSGEFVVNPAVMHLLFGGFMFAFAVKAPLWPFHRWLPDAAVEATPASAVLMMAIMDKVGTFGMIRYCLPLFPDSAVWFSPAIITLAVIGIVYGAVVAIGQTDVMRLIAYTSISHFGFIILGIFVMTTQGQSGSTLYMVNHGISTAALFLIAGFLVSQRGSRLISAYGGVQKVAPILAGTFLVAGLATLSLPGLAPFISEFLVLIGTFTRYPVLAVLAASALVLSAIYILWMYQRMMTGPVPAALEHGEHKIRDLLPRELAVVVPLIALLLVLGIYPKPALDIINPAVTHTLTTVDQSDPAPRMAEGPAR, encoded by the coding sequence GTGGTGACCTCGATACCGGTGCTGACCGTACTGTGGGCGATCCCGATGCTCGGCGCGGTCCTGGTGCTGGTGCTGCCCGCCGCGGCGCGCCACCTCGCGAAATGGGTGGCGCTGGCGGTGTCCCTGGCCGTGCTGGTGGTGGCCGCTGTCATCGCGGTGAACTTCGATCCGGGCGGCGAACAGTTCCAGTTCGTCGAGAACTACCGGTGGATACCGTCTTTCGGCACCGGATACATCCTGGGTGTCGACGGGATCGCGCTGGCGTTGGTGGTGCTGACCGCGGTGCTGCTGCCGCTGCTGATCGTCGCCGGGTGGAACGACGCCCGTGACCGGGTCAGCTGGGGTGGCCGGTCCACCCACATCTATTTCGCGCTGACGCTGGCCGTCGAGGGCATGGTGCTGATCTCGCTGGTGTCGCTCGACATCCTGCTGTTCTACGTGTTCTTCGAGGCGATGCTGATCCCGATGTACTTCCTGATCGGCGGCTTCGGCGGTGAGCACCGCAGCAGAGCCGCGGTGAAGTTCCTGCTGTACAACCTTTTCGGCGGTCTGATCATGCTGGCCGCGGTGGTCGGGCTCTACGTCGCGACCGCCACCAGCGACGCGTTCACCGCGGGCACGTTCGACTTCCGCGCCATCGTCGCCGCGGTCACCTCCGGCGAGTTCGTCGTCAATCCCGCGGTGATGCACCTGCTGTTCGGGGGCTTCATGTTCGCGTTCGCGGTGAAGGCGCCATTGTGGCCGTTCCATCGCTGGCTGCCCGACGCGGCGGTCGAGGCCACCCCGGCCAGTGCGGTGCTGATGATGGCGATCATGGACAAGGTGGGCACGTTCGGCATGATCCGCTACTGCCTTCCGCTGTTCCCGGATTCGGCGGTCTGGTTCAGCCCGGCGATCATCACGCTGGCCGTGATCGGCATCGTGTACGGCGCCGTCGTCGCGATCGGCCAGACCGATGTGATGCGGTTGATCGCCTACACCTCGATCTCGCATTTCGGGTTCATCATCCTGGGCATCTTCGTGATGACCACCCAGGGCCAGTCCGGATCCACGCTTTACATGGTCAACCACGGCATCTCGACCGCGGCGCTGTTCCTGATCGCCGGCTTCCTGGTGTCTCAGCGCGGATCCCGGCTCATCAGCGCCTACGGCGGTGTGCAGAAGGTCGCGCCGATACTGGCCGGAACCTTCCTGGTCGCCGGCCTGGCCACGCTTTCGCTGCCCGGGCTGGCACCGTTCATCAGTGAATTCCTGGTCCTGATCGGCACATTCACCCGCTACCCGGTGCTGGCGGTGCTCGCGGCAAGCGCCCTGGTGCTGTCGGCGATCTACATCCTGTGGATGTACCAGCGGATGATGACCGGACCCGTCCCGGCGGCGCTGGAGCACGGCGAGCACAAGATCCGTGATCTGCTGCCCCGAGAACTCGCGGTCGTCGTCCCGCTGATCGCACTGCTGCTGGTGCTCGGCATCTATCCGAAACCGGCTCTCGACATCATCAACCCGGCGGTCACCCACACATTGACCACCGTCGACCAGAGCGACCCCGCACCCCGGATGGCGGAAGGCCCGGCCCGATGA